The Rhodoferax sediminis genome has a segment encoding these proteins:
- the thpR gene encoding RNA 2',3'-cyclic phosphodiesterase, whose product MSRQIPGVPGQLSLPGFDAPSQPTDRLFFAIFPDATAAARIAQLAQHLRGEHGLKGRPLATERFHITLHHLGDYVGLPQSVVAAAGDAAAAVAMSPFEVAFDHAGSFSGRPRNRPFVLRAGDGAAALRAFQQTLGEAMKKTGLGRWVESQYTPHVTLLFDDRHVAEQAVETIGWRVHEFVLVHSLLGQGLHVPLARWPLRV is encoded by the coding sequence ATGTCCAGACAAATTCCCGGCGTGCCCGGGCAGCTTTCGTTACCCGGGTTCGATGCTCCGTCGCAGCCGACGGACAGGTTGTTCTTCGCTATCTTTCCGGACGCTACTGCCGCCGCGCGTATCGCGCAGCTTGCACAGCATCTGCGCGGCGAACATGGGTTGAAGGGCAGACCGCTCGCGACGGAGCGCTTTCACATCACGCTGCATCACCTCGGTGACTACGTGGGGCTGCCGCAGAGCGTGGTCGCTGCTGCGGGCGACGCTGCGGCAGCCGTCGCGATGTCGCCTTTCGAGGTCGCGTTCGACCACGCGGGGAGTTTCTCCGGACGGCCGCGCAACCGGCCGTTCGTGCTGCGCGCAGGCGACGGCGCCGCCGCACTGAGGGCGTTTCAGCAGACGCTGGGCGAGGCGATGAAGAAGACCGGGCTCGGGCGCTGGGTGGAGTCGCAGTACACACCCCACGTGACACTGCTGTTCGACGATCGCCACGTCGCCGAACAGGCGGTCGAGACGATCGGATGGCGCGTCCACGAGTTCGTTCTCGTGCACAGCCTGCTCGGGCAGGGACTCCATGTGCCGCTTGCGCGCTGGCCGCTGCGCGTCTGA
- a CDS encoding FMN-binding negative transcriptional regulator: protein MYMPPQFNAKDRAHALALMRSHPFASLISNDDSGLPYVTHLPLHLVERGGQIVLLGHVAKPNNHWRYLQARPTAVVTFLGPHAYMSPSVYPDLARVPTWNYLAVHCTVQATLIDDPKGKDALLKTLIGDHEPAYAEQWRAMTPEFQLKMLAGIVAFELQVTDLQCKLKLNQHRPEAFARMHEIYAAGGENDRALGEWMDRLGMKAHAGEAGESS, encoded by the coding sequence ATGTACATGCCTCCCCAATTCAACGCCAAAGACCGGGCCCATGCGCTGGCACTCATGCGCAGCCACCCCTTCGCCAGTCTGATCAGCAACGACGACAGCGGTCTGCCGTATGTGACGCACCTGCCGCTGCATCTGGTGGAGCGCGGCGGGCAGATCGTGCTGCTGGGCCATGTGGCCAAGCCCAACAACCATTGGCGCTACCTGCAGGCGCGCCCGACCGCGGTGGTCACGTTCCTCGGCCCGCATGCCTACATGTCGCCCAGTGTGTACCCCGATCTGGCGCGCGTGCCAACCTGGAATTACCTGGCAGTGCATTGCACGGTGCAGGCCACGCTGATCGACGATCCCAAGGGCAAAGATGCGCTGCTCAAGACCCTGATCGGCGACCACGAGCCCGCGTATGCCGAGCAGTGGCGCGCGATGACGCCCGAATTCCAGCTCAAGATGCTCGCCGGCATCGTGGCATTTGAGCTGCAGGTGACCGACTTGCAATGCAAGCTCAAGCTCAACCAGCACCGGCCCGAGGCATTTGCGCGGATGCACGAAATTTATGCGGCGGGTGGCGAGAACGATCGGGCGTTGGGCGAATGGATGGACCGGCTCGGGATGAAAGCCCACGCCGGCGAAGCCGGGGAGAGTTCATGA
- the tadA gene encoding tRNA adenosine(34) deaminase TadA, which yields MADSTFMQLALAQAREASSAGEVPVGAVLVRDGQVIATGRNSPVNSQDPTAHAEVNALRAAAQALGNYRLDGCELFVTLEPCAMCAGAMLHARLQRVVFGASDPKTGAAGSVVNLFAQAQLNHQTSVQGGVLADECGALLQDFFQRRRQAMRDDAATSHPLRDDALRTPDERFARLPGYPWAPHYLSDLPALAGLRLHYLDEGPGNAPLTWLCLHGNPTWSYLYRKMIPAITAEGYRVVAPDLIGFGRSDKPKKEGAHTFSWHRQVLLEFVERLDLQNIVLVVQDWGGLLGLTLPLAAPGRYKGLLVMNTALGTGDVPLSPGFVAWREMCAKNPEFDVARLIARGNPQLSAGECAAYNAPFPDRGHRAALRAFPPMVPEFEDSDGAAISREAREFWQNRWTGKTFMAVGEQDPVLGLPVMRGLQRLIRGCGEPLLLAQAGHFVQEHGEPVAAAAVDYFAPR from the coding sequence ATGGCGGACTCCACTTTCATGCAACTGGCGCTGGCGCAGGCCCGCGAGGCATCCAGCGCGGGCGAGGTGCCGGTGGGTGCCGTGCTGGTCAGGGATGGGCAGGTGATTGCCACGGGCCGCAACTCCCCGGTGAACTCGCAGGACCCGACCGCGCACGCCGAGGTCAACGCGCTGCGCGCCGCGGCGCAGGCGCTGGGCAACTATCGGCTTGACGGCTGCGAGTTGTTCGTCACGCTGGAGCCCTGCGCCATGTGCGCCGGCGCGATGCTGCACGCGCGGCTCCAGCGCGTGGTGTTCGGCGCGAGCGATCCCAAAACGGGCGCGGCCGGCTCGGTCGTCAACCTGTTTGCACAGGCGCAGCTCAATCATCAGACCAGCGTGCAGGGCGGTGTGCTGGCCGACGAATGCGGCGCCCTGCTGCAGGACTTTTTTCAACGAAGGAGGCAAGCCATGCGTGACGATGCCGCAACCAGCCACCCCTTGCGCGACGATGCGCTGCGCACGCCCGATGAGCGCTTTGCGCGCCTGCCCGGCTATCCGTGGGCACCACACTACCTGAGCGATCTGCCGGCGCTGGCCGGACTGCGCCTGCACTATCTGGACGAGGGTCCCGGCAACGCGCCGCTGACCTGGCTGTGTCTGCACGGCAACCCGACCTGGAGCTACCTGTACCGCAAGATGATTCCCGCGATTACAGCAGAGGGGTACCGGGTCGTGGCGCCGGACCTGATCGGCTTCGGCAGGAGTGACAAACCGAAGAAGGAGGGCGCCCACACATTCAGCTGGCACCGCCAGGTGTTGCTGGAATTTGTCGAGCGGCTGGACCTGCAAAACATCGTGCTGGTGGTGCAGGACTGGGGCGGGCTGTTGGGTCTGACCTTGCCGCTGGCAGCGCCTGGGCGATACAAAGGCCTGCTGGTGATGAACACCGCCCTGGGCACGGGCGACGTGCCGCTCAGCCCTGGTTTTGTCGCGTGGCGCGAGATGTGCGCCAAAAACCCCGAGTTCGACGTGGCCCGTTTGATCGCGCGCGGCAATCCGCAACTGAGCGCCGGGGAATGCGCCGCCTACAACGCACCGTTCCCGGACCGCGGCCACCGTGCCGCGTTGCGCGCCTTCCCGCCGATGGTGCCTGAGTTCGAAGATTCCGATGGTGCCGCCATTTCGCGCGAGGCCCGCGAGTTCTGGCAGAACCGCTGGACCGGCAAGACCTTCATGGCAGTGGGCGAGCAGGATCCGGTGCTGGGGTTGCCGGTGATGCGCGGCCTGCAAAGGCTGATTCGCGGCTGCGGCGAGCCCCTGCTGCTGGCACAGGCCGGACACTTTGTGCAGGAGCATGGCGAGCCGGTTGCGGCGGCGGCGGTCGATTATTTCGCGCCGCGATAA
- a CDS encoding LD-carboxypeptidase: MKKHIYIYSPSGAVRDKAAFKRGVARLKTLGHEVEIDAAALASHQRFAGDDDTRLAAIHRAAASGADVALITRGGYGLTRLLPRINYKALGKAIDKGTQFVGMSDFTALQLAVLARTGKVTWAGPALCEGFGVTDKADEADGHSCGGVKSLGPDEIMEACFDDMITGQGEGAGWRQLREAAPVATTSVAEKSRPPKASDSFTVKHAALWGGNLAVLSSLVGTPFLPQIKGGILFLEDVAEHPYSIERMLTQLLHAGILGAQKAIVLGQFTEYKLVPHDKGFKLQTVVHWLRSQVKIPVLTNLPFGHVPTKVLLPVGAHVELAVDGRDAFLLWGHHH, encoded by the coding sequence ATGAAAAAACACATCTACATTTATTCCCCCTCCGGTGCCGTACGCGACAAGGCGGCTTTCAAACGCGGCGTGGCCAGACTCAAGACCTTGGGCCATGAGGTGGAGATCGACGCGGCGGCGCTGGCCAGCCACCAGCGCTTCGCCGGTGACGACGACACCCGGCTGGCAGCCATCCACCGGGCGGCGGCCAGCGGCGCGGATGTCGCGCTCATCACGCGTGGCGGTTATGGCCTCACGCGCCTGTTGCCGCGCATCAACTACAAGGCGCTCGGCAAGGCTATCGATAAGGGCACGCAGTTCGTTGGCATGAGCGACTTCACCGCGCTGCAGCTGGCGGTGCTGGCCAGGACCGGCAAGGTGACCTGGGCGGGCCCGGCGCTGTGCGAAGGTTTTGGTGTGACCGACAAAGCGGATGAGGCGGACGGCCATAGCTGCGGGGGCGTCAAAAGCCTCGGCCCCGACGAGATCATGGAGGCGTGTTTCGACGACATGATCACCGGCCAGGGGGAGGGCGCAGGCTGGCGCCAATTGCGCGAAGCCGCCCCGGTTGCTACAACTTCAGTAGCTGAAAAATCACGCCCACCCAAGGCAAGCGACTCTTTTACCGTGAAACATGCGGCACTTTGGGGCGGCAACCTCGCCGTGCTGAGCTCCCTGGTGGGCACGCCGTTTCTGCCGCAGATCAAGGGCGGCATCTTGTTTCTCGAAGATGTGGCGGAACACCCCTACAGCATCGAGCGCATGCTCACGCAACTGTTGCACGCAGGCATTCTGGGGGCTCAAAAGGCCATTGTCCTGGGCCAGTTCACCGAGTACAAACTGGTGCCGCACGACAAAGGCTTCAAACTTCAAACGGTCGTGCATTGGCTGCGCAGCCAGGTCAAAATACCCGTCCTCACCAATTTACCGTTTGGCCATGTACCGACCAAGGTGTTGCTGCCGGTCGGCGCGCATGTGGAGCTGGCCGTCGACGGGCGCGATGCCTTTTTGCTGTGGGGGCACCACCATTGA
- a CDS encoding adenylate/guanylate cyclase domain-containing protein → MDAPTTVVFADLTGSTGVFETLGNAKATQAITRLTHWIGQVCEAHSGRVVKMLGDGVLAVFPEGGRAVAAVIEMQRVHQKRIKAWPANLHMHLQVGVACGEIVEVNGDCYGDAVNVASRLSDMSGAGQIWATDTVIQQLLSKDVRFRSLGPINLKGKTEARVIYRIEWQSEVATDFLTIAGGLEQAAAPPGGTLPGQIDLSWLDVNASFNASTLPIHIGRVAEADFVINDPRVSRLHAKIEWRQGAFVLADISSYGTWVRFTSNGTDAPTELPLRRQECVLLGAGEMALGAPFSDFTVPTVAFHLSAGVVALAHRAGLT, encoded by the coding sequence ATGGATGCCCCAACCACTGTCGTTTTTGCTGATTTGACCGGGAGTACCGGCGTTTTCGAAACGCTGGGCAATGCCAAAGCCACGCAAGCCATTACCCGCTTGACGCACTGGATTGGACAGGTGTGCGAGGCCCATTCTGGCCGCGTCGTCAAGATGCTGGGGGACGGCGTGCTGGCCGTGTTTCCCGAAGGCGGCCGGGCGGTCGCCGCGGTGATTGAAATGCAGCGCGTGCACCAAAAACGCATCAAAGCGTGGCCCGCCAATCTGCACATGCACTTGCAGGTGGGCGTGGCGTGCGGCGAAATTGTCGAGGTCAATGGCGACTGTTATGGCGATGCCGTCAACGTGGCCTCGCGGCTGAGCGACATGTCGGGCGCCGGCCAGATCTGGGCAACCGACACCGTGATCCAGCAGTTGTTATCCAAAGACGTGCGGTTTCGCAGCCTGGGGCCAATCAACCTCAAGGGTAAAACCGAGGCCCGCGTGATCTACCGCATTGAATGGCAATCGGAAGTGGCGACCGATTTCCTGACCATCGCAGGGGGGCTCGAGCAGGCCGCCGCGCCGCCCGGCGGCACACTGCCAGGCCAGATCGATTTGTCCTGGCTGGATGTCAATGCTTCATTCAACGCATCGACTTTGCCGATCCATATCGGGCGAGTGGCCGAAGCCGATTTCGTGATCAACGACCCGCGCGTGTCGCGCCTGCACGCCAAAATCGAATGGCGCCAGGGTGCGTTCGTGCTGGCGGACATCAGCAGCTACGGCACCTGGGTGCGCTTCACCTCCAATGGCACGGATGCACCCACCGAATTGCCCCTGCGCCGCCAGGAGTGCGTCCTGCTGGGCGCCGGCGAGATGGCGCTGGGTGCACCGTTCAGTGACTTCACGGTGCCGACCGTTGCCTTCCATCTGTCGGCTGGCGTGGTGGCCCTGGCGCACCGCGCCGGCCTGACCTGA